The segment CTTGAGGATAGCCTTCTTTCAATGCGGCAATGATGCCACCTTTAGACTCGATTGTTTGGAACTCAGACCAGATTTTTTCGCATAGTTCAGCAGCTAATGTTTCCACGTACCAAGAACCGCCTACAGGGTCCACAGGTTGACGCAACTCAAATTCAGTTTGCAACATAACTTGAATGTTACGAGCAATACGGCGAGAGAAATCATCCGCTTTGCGAATTGGTTGGTCGAACGGAGATACTTCAAGGCTGTTCAAACCGCCTACAACACCAGAGAATGCTTGTGTCGTATTGCGCAACAAGTTTACATATGGGTCGTATACAGTTTTTGTGAAAGCCGATGTTCTGCCGTGTACATGGACGGCACGGTCCGCTTCTTCAGCACCGAAAGCTTCCATAATGCGAGCCCAAAGTACGCGCAAGGCACGCAATTTAGCAATTTCCATAAAGAAATTAGCCCCTAAGGAGAATGTGAACATCATGCTCTTCGCGATGGTGTGAATATCGATGTTCCGTTGTGCTAATTGACGCACGTAGCAAACAGCTGTTGCCAATGCATAGGCAACCTCTTGCACATCGTTAGCGCCGCCATTAGCGTATACATCGCCAGATACGAGTACTGTTTTAAGCTCTGGAGCTTGTTCTTTAGCCCACACAACAGTATGTGCCATTTCATCAAAGGCTGTATCTAAGGAAATGTGCAAAGCACCATCTTTCACCCAAACACCGATAGGGTCAGCACCAACGAGACCTTTCAAATCAGATGTTTGTTTTTTAGCGCCTTTCACAGTAGCCGCTAACATGCCAAGCAAGATGGCTGCAGAAGCACCTGTTTCAATGTACAAAGGATTTTCCTTCAAATTGAAGCGGTCAATCAATTGTTTGCAGTCATCCATAGTGGATACAGATGTACCACCAACGCCAACGGATGCGCCTACTTGCACATCTTGATCATGGCGTGTTGCTTCATCTAGGCGGATGTTGTGAATGGTGCCACCTTTTACAATCTCGTATAAACTTGCATGATTGGCATCCTTAGGCAAAGAGTCATCTACATATTGGGATACACCCCAAGAGTCTTTAATATAACCACTTGCCTTAGTACCACGTAGGAACTCACCTGCCCCAGGGTATACGCCCTTTGGAATTGCTTCTGCATGCAGTGCAGGTGTGTAAATTGGCTGCAACGTGATACCTTCATAGGTTTTCGTGAACATCTTCTTGTGGAAGTCGCCACCTTTTAACGCCTTTTCAACTTCAGCCTGCCATTGTTCATACGTAGGTTTCTCAAATTCATCAAAGGATACAGGAGCTA is part of the Veillonella nakazawae genome and harbors:
- a CDS encoding methylmalonyl-CoA mutase family protein, giving the protein MSDKKTSKDAERDLLAPVSFDEFEKPTYEQWQAEVEKALKGGDFHKKMFTKTYEGITLQPIYTPALHAEAIPKGVYPGAGEFLRGTKASGYIKDSWGVSQYVDDSLPKDANHASLYEIVKGGTIHNIRLDEATRHDQDVQVGASVGVGGTSVSTMDDCKQLIDRFNLKENPLYIETGASAAILLGMLAATVKGAKKQTSDLKGLVGADPIGVWVKDGALHISLDTAFDEMAHTVVWAKEQAPELKTVLVSGDVYANGGANDVQEVAYALATAVCYVRQLAQRNIDIHTIAKSMMFTFSLGANFFMEIAKLRALRVLWARIMEAFGAEEADRAVHVHGRTSAFTKTVYDPYVNLLRNTTQAFSGVVGGLNSLEVSPFDQPIRKADDFSRRIARNIQVMLQTEFELRQPVDPVGGSWYVETLAAELCEKIWSEFQTIESKGGIIAALKEGYPQAQVKAILDERFKNLAFRKDVAVGNNMYANMTEELLDPKPENQETLCQKRAAQIDEYLAGAETDAVVKAQATLEASTTEPGALIGLIELGALQKLTIRQIRKALDAGDISSETIEPIIAHRWTEQFEALRMRTESYKQRTKDNVKVFLANMGPIPQHKPRADFSTGFFEVGAFEVIKNDGHETTADAAKAARESGADVVVICSTDDTYPELVPPLAKELKETMPNVTVILAGAPPKDLEPVYREAGVDDFISVRANCYEILHTLQDKKGM